The Cystobacter fuscus DSM 2262 genomic interval GAGGACATCCGCCACGCGGTCGCCAAGGGCTTTCGCGACGTGGAATCGGTCAAGCGCTTCACGGGCTTCGGCACGGGCGTGTGCCAGGGCAAGAGCTGCCTGTCGGCGGTGGCGGCGCTGCTGGCCCGGGAGAAGGCACAGAAGCCCGAGGGCATCGTGCCCTTCACGCCCCGGCCGCCGCTCTACCCCACGGAGCTGTCGTTGCTGGCCTCGTTCCCGGTGGACGAGTCCAAGCCCCCGGTGGGTGGCGTGCCCCAGGAGCTGGACACCTTCCCCGCGACGTTGCGGCCCGAGGGCGCGGTCCCCACACGGGCCCGGGTGGTCATCGTCGGCGGAGGCGTGCTGGGGCTGGCGCTCGCGTACAACCTGTCGCTGCGCGGCGAGACGGACGTGGTGGTGCTCGAGCGCGGCTACCTGTGCGCGGGCGCGTCGGGGCGCAACGGCGGCGGCGTGCGCATGCAGTGGGGCACGGCGGCCAACATCGAGCTGGCCAAGCGCTCCATCGAGCTGATGGGCCGCTTCGCGCGCGACCTGGGCATCAACGTGTGGTTGCGCCAGGGCGGCTACCTCTTCATGGCGAAGACGAAGCCGGTGGCCGAGCGCCTGGAGCGCAACGCGGCGCTGCACAACAAGCACGGCGTGCCCACGCGCATGCTCACCCTGGACGAGGCGCGCGACGTGGTGCCCGGCCTGTCGCTCGAGGGCGCGCAGGCGGTCTCCTACAACCCCGAGGACGGCGTCATCTTCCCCTGGCCCTTCCTCTGGGGGTACGCCAACGCCTGCCGCAAGGCGGGCATCAAGGTGGAGACGTACACGCGCGTCACGGGCTTCGAGCTGTCGGACGGCCTGGTGCGCAAGGTGAAGACGGATCGGGGCGACATCTCGTGCGACACGGTGGTGCTGGCCTCGGGGGCGTGGAGCCCGGAGGTGGCCAGGCTCGCGGGGGTGTCGCTGCCCAACGAGCCCCACCGGCACGAAATCCTCAGCACCGAGCCCCTCAAGCCCTTCCTGGGGCCGCTGGTGTCGGTGTTGGACTCGGGGCTGTACTTCAGCCAGTCCATGCGCGGGGAGATCGTCGGAGGCATGGGCGATCCGCTGGAGCCCGCGGGGTTGAACATGGGCTCCACGCTGCGCTTCGTGTCGCGCTTCGCGCGGGCGCTCACCGAGCAGTTGCCGAACCTGGGCCACGTGAAGGTGCTGCGGCAGTGGGCGGGCTGCTACGACGTGACGCCGGACAACAGCCCCATCCTGGGCCGCACGCCGGGGCTGGAGAACCTGCTCCAGCTCTCGGGCTTCGTGGGGCACGGCTTCATGATGGCGCCCGCGGTGGCCGAGCGGATGGCCCAGTGGATGACCACGGGCGCGTCCGACGAACTCTTCACCCGCTTCAACCTGCGCCGCTTCCAGGAGGGCAAGCTGGAGCGCGAGGACATGATCATCGGCTGAGCGGGACGCCGAGGAGGAGGGCCGCGGTTCAGCGCTCCGCGCGCGCCTTCATGCAGGCACGGCAGGCCAGCCCGTCCCGGAGGGCCTGCCCCTCGCGCAGCGGCCGGGCCTGGCCGCACTCGACACAGAGGAAGGTGCCCGGGGGCGGTTGCTCGATGGGTTCCTCCTCCACGACGACCAGGGGAAGCTCCCGGTGGTCCGCCACGGAATGCGGCTGCCCGGGCGTATGCGCGGGCCTGGCCCGCCGGGGCGGAGGTGGAGGCGGAGACACACGTGCCGGGGGCGGAGGCGGACGGGCCGCGGGCGGAGGCGTCTCCCGGACACCGAGCGGGGCGAGCTCTCCGGCATCGAGGAACATGCCACGGCACGCCGAGCACACCTCGACGGTGGCGCCCGAGGGGAGCCGGGCGGGAGTCATGAGGATGCGGCACTCCACGCACGAGCGCTGCGTCTCTCCCCCGACGAGCTGATGCCTCGCGGGCTCACCGAAGGTGTCCTGGAGGCGGCCGGCCGCCCCCCAGAAGCCTCCGCATTGGGCACACCTGGCCAGCTCGGCCTGGGCGCCCGTGCGCGAGGTGGCGACGAAGGGCTCGAGGGGATGGGCGCAGTGGGGACAGCGGCTCACGAGCGTCATGGGGACGCACTCTACCATCCGCTCCCGCCACCATCACCGAAGAGCGCGCTCGAGCGGAGGACCGGCCCCAACTCGCGCAGCTTCGCGTAGACGGGGATGGGATTGGCCCGCGCCTATTTCACGCAGTGAAGGCTCGGGCCCTTGGCGTAGGCATCCCACGTGCTCACGCCGAGGGGGATGATGGACGAGTTGTTGTGCGTGATGGCCTCCAGGCAGCTCACCGGCCACAGCCGCCCGTCATCGAGCCGGAAGGCGGCGGGGCGTCCGGACGCGCCGTGGACGGGCGCCCCCGAGTTCATGGACGCCCCATACGGGATGCGGTGGAAGAGGTCCGACGAGACGCCCAGCGCGTTGCGTGACAGGTCGAGCGCGGGCGCGGCCAGCGCGAACTGGAGTCGCAGTCCTCCGCGCACCAGGGTGAGTGGGAGACCGGATGCTTGGAGCAGGTAGCCCTCGTACACGCGCCCATGCGGCACCTGGTCGCACGTGCGTCCCGTGAGCAGGTCCACGCCGCCGCGCGCCAGGTTCCAGGTGTCCGGCCCGCCGGGGCCCACCGAGCGGAGGACATCCACCGGCACCGTGCCGCACGTGGCCGACGCGACGGCGTGCTTGTCCGGACGGGACACGATGGCCGGGCCCTCGGTCCACGTCCCGGCAATGTCGAACTGATCCACCTGCTGGCTCAGGGTGCTGTTGAAGAGGAAGACGCGGGTGGCGCTGCTCGTGGGCCCATCCACCGCCACGGCGAAGGTGTCGTTGGCATCCACGTACTGCCAGTCCACGGAGAACGCGCCGAGCAGGGAGTAGCGTGTGTGGTTGGCCGACGACGTCGGCGCGAAGCCCGTGGCCGTGAGTTCCTCCACACCCGTCTGGAAGGTAGGGTCCGACGAGCGCAGCACGAACTGGCCGCCGCCATTGCCATCCACCGCGTGGCCCGTGGAGTCCGTGAAGATGAGGTAGAACTTGCCGTTGACGTGCGTGACACTCGGCTGCCCCGCGCCGTACTGGTTGGGCACGGTGCGGTAGTCCCGCGCGGGCACGACGATGGGTCGGCCGCCGTTGAGGCGCGTCCAGTTGAAGCCATCCGGACTGGAGGCAACGCCAATCATCGTGGTGCCCGTGCCGTCACCGTAGCCGCCGTAATACATGTAGTACGTGGTGTCGACGCGGATGACGGACGGATCACAGACATGGATGCCATCGAACTGCGAGGCATTGCCCGTGGGGCGCAACACGATGTCGTGGCTGTTGGCCGCAGTGGAGCCCCGGGCGTGCCAGGGGCCGCTCAGGCTGTCCGCCTCGGCGTAGAGGATGTAGTCGCCCGCGATGCCCCCGCACCACCACATCCGGTAGACGCCGTCCTGCATCACGCTCGGCACGTAGTCATACGAGGTGCGCGAGTACACCGGCGTGTTGCCACCTCGGTAGTTGGAGACCGTCGCCGCCTGGGCCTCGGGCGTCAGCAGGCCGCCGAGCACGGTCATCGCGGAGAGCAGTAGGGTCGTGGAGCTGGACATCGAGCGCTTCCTCCTTCTGGAGTGAATTGCCTCCATATCCTGTTTTGCTGGTTTGTGGCGAGGGACGTCAACTCCGGCGCGGGAGCACGGCGCGCCCATCCACTTTAGCCAGGCTCGTAACTGCTCGCCGGACCCCATTGTGACCGGGGACACCTATTCGGGGAGTCCCTTGAAACCAATTCGGGTCCTTTGACACCTGTTCGGGGACACCTGTTCGGGGCCCACCCGACACCGTATCACCCTCGCCTCGTCTTCCACCTCTCCATCCCCTCCGGAGCGACCCCTGAAAGCCATCCGCCTGTTGTCCGCCTGTTTCGCGCTCACCGCCTGCGCCAGCCCCCACACCACATTCGCACCCGGCGTCGCCGCACCGCCCGCCGTGAAACTCTACGCGCTCGACTGCGGCCACGTGGACTACTCCGACGTCGGCTCACTGGTCGACGATGGCTCGATGAAAGGCGTCGCCCGCGCGTTCGTCGTTCCCTGCTACCTCATCCGCCATCCGAAGGGCGACCTGCTCTGGGATTCCGGCGTCCCCGAGAGCATCGCGGACATGCCTGGCGGCCTGCGTCCCCAGGGCGCACCGTTGCATATCGAGGTCCCGAGGAAGCTCACCGCCCAGCTCCGCGAGCTCGGGCTGGCACCGGCCGACATCGACTTCCTGTCGTTCTCGCACATGCATTTCGACCATGCGGGCAACGCCAATCTGTTCGCCAGCGCGACGTGGATCGTGGATGCGGACGAGCGCGCCGCGGCGTTCTCCGACGCGGCCCGCGAGCGCGGCGAACTCGCCGCCTACAGCGCCCTGGAGCACGCGAACACCGTGCGGCTCGAGGGCGACGGTGCACA includes:
- a CDS encoding FAD-dependent oxidoreductase, producing the protein MSKALVCSCEDVTVEDIRHAVAKGFRDVESVKRFTGFGTGVCQGKSCLSAVAALLAREKAQKPEGIVPFTPRPPLYPTELSLLASFPVDESKPPVGGVPQELDTFPATLRPEGAVPTRARVVIVGGGVLGLALAYNLSLRGETDVVVLERGYLCAGASGRNGGGVRMQWGTAANIELAKRSIELMGRFARDLGINVWLRQGGYLFMAKTKPVAERLERNAALHNKHGVPTRMLTLDEARDVVPGLSLEGAQAVSYNPEDGVIFPWPFLWGYANACRKAGIKVETYTRVTGFELSDGLVRKVKTDRGDISCDTVVLASGAWSPEVARLAGVSLPNEPHRHEILSTEPLKPFLGPLVSVLDSGLYFSQSMRGEIVGGMGDPLEPAGLNMGSTLRFVSRFARALTEQLPNLGHVKVLRQWAGCYDVTPDNSPILGRTPGLENLLQLSGFVGHGFMMAPAVAERMAQWMTTGASDELFTRFNLRRFQEGKLEREDMIIG
- a CDS encoding zf-TFIIB domain-containing protein — protein: MTLVSRCPHCAHPLEPFVATSRTGAQAELARCAQCGGFWGAAGRLQDTFGEPARHQLVGGETQRSCVECRILMTPARLPSGATVEVCSACRGMFLDAGELAPLGVRETPPPAARPPPPPARVSPPPPPPRRARPAHTPGQPHSVADHRELPLVVVEEEPIEQPPPGTFLCVECGQARPLREGQALRDGLACRACMKARAER
- a CDS encoding N-acyl homoserine lactonase family protein — protein: MSACFALTACASPHTTFAPGVAAPPAVKLYALDCGHVDYSDVGSLVDDGSMKGVARAFVVPCYLIRHPKGDLLWDSGVPESIADMPGGLRPQGAPLHIEVPRKLTAQLRELGLAPADIDFLSFSHMHFDHAGNANLFASATWIVDADERAAAFSDAARERGELAAYSALEHANTVRLEGDGAHDVFGDGTVTIHPAPGHTPGHTVLLVKTAKAGAVLLTGDLWHLRESRERRLVPSFNTSREQTLESMRRVEALAKASGARVIRQHVPEDFTALPAFPAPLE